Proteins co-encoded in one Deltaproteobacteria bacterium genomic window:
- a CDS encoding DUF692 family protein: IYVSAKNHGFDPMTYLRAIPKDRAVQFHLAGHSRKKTHLLDTHDHPVAPEVWDLYAEALRLFGPVSTLLERDDHIPPFEELMAEVEKAKQIFSNVYEQTDPKFAKNRGTPLELHHGA, encoded by the coding sequence ATCTATGTCAGCGCCAAAAATCACGGCTTCGATCCGATGACTTATCTTCGCGCCATTCCCAAGGACCGGGCCGTCCAGTTTCACCTGGCCGGCCATAGCAGAAAAAAAACTCACCTGCTTGACACGCATGACCATCCGGTAGCACCCGAAGTATGGGACCTTTACGCCGAGGCATTGAGGCTTTTCGGACCGGTTTCGACCCTGCTTGAACGGGACGATCATATTCCGCCGTTTGAGGAATTGATGGCTGAGGTGGAAAAGGCAAAACAGATTTTTTCGAATGTTTATGAACAAACAGACCCAAAATTTGCAAAAAACAGAGGAACTCCTCTGGAACTTCATCACGGCGCCTGA